One region of Miscanthus floridulus cultivar M001 chromosome 19, ASM1932011v1, whole genome shotgun sequence genomic DNA includes:
- the LOC136527877 gene encoding uncharacterized protein isoform X1, whose amino-acid sequence MEVDDDVEEDDIDFSPFLREGSPSETSSSLTSEAECEVHSSDNRPSGQTYLQNSVVNENTSDSALPQNRLSSQGLVNEIFPEETSTQVNLENGLEKDVLASEAACFPTVQNPHHLSLEISEEDAICRWTRARYSLANYSLEELETFLQESDDDSGLQNVHEEEEYRKFLASVLSGKGNDTQAFQGDENQDEDDNDADFELEIEEALESDGDENAENYDDTNHRKEKGGRRPQTRQRQPFTELSGARSYHQESDKTNFRSILPYIPSALVTPAHAFGWQYPTHNALFPSSLVSVPCAPLACGFTDQQLGQLHVMIYEHVQLLIQTFSLCILDSSKQDVANNVKKMIVELVGFRDQALARSAPQQHIVFESRHLSSSFVSSENLECQWMPLIKSPVISILDVAPLELALGYLSDVATAVVKYRRSHVDGTADKTRRKEPLFPSPLINSCKEVNNVSQDRSDSVPTASSPSSGQLQQKKSLAATLLERTKRGTVALVPADIARLAQRFFSLFNFSIFPHKPPPSPMANRVFFTDAEDRLLALGILEYNNDWEAIQKRFLPCKSKHQIFVRQKNRSSSKAPDNPVKDVRRMKASPLTVEEKECIEKGLWIFKNDWTSVWKFVVPHRDPSLLQRQWRVASGVQKSYSKSDAQKERRRTYEAKRRKLRVSMPDSRRGQEADNNASEDAENDDDSYVNEAFLEDTDSMPYQQSGTGLDEECGTTDGYIEPQKLSGTKLDVTTSYIAFMYRPSDGPSYVRTSSTAAPAVSCGSLDQLPASQLSKQKGSCVVKLSPDLPPVNLPPSVRVLSQAEFYRNATHFHGTSDNAAKDMYPVPPLTSFTESADRQLNLFPDHRANSRLQQNGISSDNATEDGAEQDLQMHPLLFQYPRDVSSYSHPVQNLINQSRKYDLFPFEKVRVERSNNQTTGSTENGTVNANTIDFHPLLQRTEVDVHNEVPEYDNNLDCHQSDNNMSEVPVDDQSTAGQASTSPSERETSIDLNIHLCSPMVINGSNDFRCSFSRSNVQDEVSRKDKSNVPELEVVNSYSHYCIQEPNEESMQGIVMEQEELSDSEEDSQHVEFECEEMDDSEEEQVQSPEASPIQNKGISASDVCGEFHVSNDQSQIQQGSVQKDKQGASSMQKTQVPSRSVRAKLKPETAKCTGSRTSQHSSTSRTAETRRSKTRNSKVSQGQSSAERKPNDSRTRKTLAPT is encoded by the exons ATGGAAGTTGATGATGATGTGGAGGAGGATGACATAGATTTTAGCCCTTTCCTTAGGGAAGGATCTCCGTCTGAGACCTCATCAAGCCTTACATCAGAAGCAGAATGCGAGGTACATAGTTCTGACAATCGACCAAGTGGCCAGACATATTTGCAGAATAGTGTAGTTAATGAAAATACAAGTGACAGTGCACTTCCTCAAAATAGACTGTCGTCTCAAGGTCTTGTCAACGAAATATTTCCAGAAGAAACGTCTACCCAGGTTAATCTTGAGAATGGATTGGAAAAAGACGTTTTAGCAAGCGAAGCTGCTTGCTTTCCAACAGTGCAAAACCCTCATCACCTATCCCTCGAAATTAGCGAGGAAGATGCAATTTGCAGATGGACGAGGGCAAGATACTCACTAGCAAACTATTCACTTGAGGAATTGGAGACCTTTCTCCAGGAATCAGATGACGATAGTGGTCTGCAAAATGTTCATGAAGAAGAGGAATACCGCAAGTTTCTTGCTTCTGTCCTGTCTGGTAAAGGCAATGACACACAGGCATTCCAGGGGGACGAAAACCAGGATGAAGATGATAATGATGCAGACTTTGAGCTCGAGATTGAGGAGGCCCTAGAAAGTGATGGTGATGAAAATGCTGAGAACTATGATGACACAAATCATAGGAAAGAGAAAGGTGGACGTAGGCCTCAGACTAGGCAGAGGCAGCCATTTACCGAGTTGTCTGGGGCTCGTAGCTATCATCAGGAATCCGATAAAACTAATTTTAGATCAATTCTGCCATATATTCCATCTGCATTGGTGACTCCTGCTCATGCTTTTGGATGGCAATATCCTACCCATAATGCCCTTTTCCCTTCATCCTTGGTTTCAGTACCGTGTGCACCTTTAGCATGTGGATTTACTGATCAGCAACTCGGGCAACTGCATGTGATGATATATGAGCATGTTCAGCTCCTTATCCAAACATTTTCCCTATGTATTCTTGATTCGTCTAAACAAGATGTGGCTAATAATGTCAAAAAGATGATAGTTGAGTTGGTTGGCTTTCGTGATCAAGCATTGGCTAGGAGTGCTCCTCAACAGCATATCGTTTTTGAATCCCGGCATCTCTCATCTAGTTTTGTTTCATCTGAAAATTTGGAATGCCAATGGATGCCGTTAATCAAGAGTCCTGTTATATCCATCCTTGATGTCGCACCACTTGAGTTGGCCCTCGGCTATTTAAGTGATGTCGCAACTG CTGTCGTGAAGTATAGAAGAAGTCATGTGGATGGCACTGCTGACAAAACCCGCAGGAAAGAGCCCCTGTTTCCTTCACCATTGATTAACAGTTGCAAAGAAGTGAATAATGTTTCTCAAGATAGATCAGATAGTGTGCCTACAGCATCATCTCCTTCATCTGGGCAGTTGCAGCAGAAGAAGTCGTTGGCTGCTACCCTGCTTGAGCGTACTAAAAGGGGCACAGTTGCTCTTGTTCCTGCTGACATTGCAAGATTAGCACAGAGATTCTTTTCACTTTTCAATTTTTCAATCTTTCCTCATAAGCCACCTCCTTCACCTATGGCCAATAGAGTGTTTTTCACTGATGCAGAGGACAG ATTGTTAGCTCTAGGAATTCTGGAATATAATAATGACTGGGAAGCAATACAAAAGCGCTTTCTTCCTTGTAAATCAAAGCATCAG ATATTTGTGAGACAAAAGAATCGTAGCTCCTCCAAAGCTCCTGATAATCCAGTTAAG GATGTGCGCCGTATGAAGGCATCTCCATTGACAGTCGAGGAGAAAGAATGTATCGAGAAG GGGCTGTGGATATTCAAAAACGACTGGACATCAGTTTGGAAGTTTGTAGTGCCACATAGAGATCCTTCACTGCTCCAACGTCAATGGAGAGTTGCAAGTGGAGTCCAGAAATCTTACAGTAAAAGTGATGCTCAAAAAGAAAGAAGGCGAACATAtgaagcaaagaggagaaagctGAGAGTATCCATGCCCGATTCACGCCGTGGGCAAGAG GCTGATAACAATGCTTCTGAAGAtgctgaaaatgatgatgattcaTATGTCAATGAAGCATTTTTGGAAGACACAGATAGTATGCCTTATCAGCAGTCAGGCACAGGCCTCGATGAAGAATGTGGTACTACAGATGGTTACATTGAACCCCAGAAACTAAGTGGTACGAAACTTGATGTAACCACCTCATATATAGCTTTTATGTACCGCCCCTCTGATGGCCCATCATATGTGAGAACATCTTCCACTGCAGCTCCGGCGGTATCATGTGGATCTCTGGACCAACTGCCAGCTTCCCAATTGAGTAAACAGAAAGGCAGTTGTGTGGTCAAGTTGTCTCCAGACTTGCCTCCTGTGAACCTTCCCCCTTCTGTTCGTGTCCTATCTCAGGCGGAATTTTATCGGAACGCAACACACTTTCATGGCACCTCGGATAATGCAGCAAAGGATATGTATCCTGTGCCACCTTTGACCTCCTTTACAGAAAGTGCTGATAGACAGCTAAATCTGTTCCCTGATCACAGAGCTAATTCTAGATTGCAGCAGAATGGGATCTCTAGTGATAATGCTACAGAAGATGGTGCTGAGCAAGATTTGCAGATGCATCCTTTACTGTTTCAGTATCCTCGAGATGTTTCATCATATAGTCACCCAGTTCAAAATCTTATTAATCAGTCAAGAAAATATGATCTTTTCCCCTTTGAGAAAGTTCGAGTTGAGAGAAGTAACAACCAGACTACAGGTTCCACCGAAAATGGTACTGTAAATGCTAACACTATCGACTTCCATCCTCTCTTGCAAAGAACAGAAGTTGATGTTCATAATGAAGTACCAGAATATGATAATAACCTTGACTGCCATCAGTCTGATAATAACATGAGCGAAGTCCCAGTAGATGACCAATCAACAGCTGGGCAAGCATCCACAAGCCCTTCTGAGAGGGAGACAAGTATTGACTTGAACATTCATTTGTGTTCTCCAATGGTCATAAATGGTTCAAATGACTTCAGATGTAGTTTTAGCAGATCAAATGTTCAAGATGAAGTTTCTAGGAAGGACAAATCTAATGTTCCAGAGCTCGAGGTTGTAAATTCCTATTCTCATTATTGCATTCAAGAACCTAATGAAGAATCAATGCAAGGAATTGTAATGGAGCAAGAAGAGTTAAGTGATTCTGAGGAAGATAGCCAGCATGTTGAGTTTGAATGTGAAGAAATGGATGATTCTGAAGAGGAGCAAGTTCAGAGTCCAGAAGCCTCTCCAATTCAAAACAAG GGTATCTCAGCATCAGATGTTTGTGGGGAATTTCATGTTAGTAATGACCAGAGTCAAATCCAGCAAGGATCTGTTCAAAAGGATAAACAGGGTGCCAGCTCAATGCAGAAAACGCAAGTTCCTTCTCGGTCAGTGAGGGCTAAGCTGAAGCCGGAAACTGCAAAGTGCACAGGATCTAGGACGAGCCAACATTCGTCCACTTCTCGCACAGCTGAAACTAGGCGGAGCAAAACCAGAAATTCTAAAGTGTCACAGGGACAGTCAAGTGCTGAACGCAAGCCCAATGATTCAAGAACTAGAAAAACTCTGGCCCCAACATGA
- the LOC136528444 gene encoding large ribosomal subunit protein eL33w-like produces the protein MVKGRTGQRVRLYARGTILGYKRSKSNQYETTSLVQIEGVNTKEDVAWYAGKRMAYIYKAKTKSSETRYRCIWGKVTRPHGNSGVVRAKFKSNLPPESMGRKVRVFMYPSSI, from the exons ATGGTGAAGGGACGCACGGGACAGCGCGTCAGGCTCTACGCCCGGGGCACTATCCTCGGATACAAGAG GTCCAAGTCGAACCAGTATGAGACCACGTCGCTCGTGCAGATCGAGGGGGTCAACACTAAGGAGGACGTCGCGTGGTACGCTGGCAAGCGCATGGCGTACATCTACAAGGCCAAGACCAAGAGCAGTGAGACCCGCTACAGGTGCATCTGGGGTAAGGTCACCCGCCCGCACGGCAACTCCGGCGTCGTCCGCGCCAAGTTCAAGTCGAACCTCCCGCCTGAGTCCATG GGGCGCAAGGTCAGAGTGTTCATGTACCCTAGCAGCATCTAA
- the LOC136527877 gene encoding uncharacterized protein isoform X2 has product MEVDDDVEEDDIDFSPFLREGSPSETSSSLTSEAECEVHSSDNRPSGQTYLQNSVVNENTSDSALPQNRLSSQGLVNEIFPEETSTQVNLENGLEKDVLASEAACFPTVQNPHHLSLEISEEDAICRWTRARYSLANYSLEELETFLQESDDDSGLQNVHEEEEYRKFLASVLSGKGNDTQAFQGDENQDEDDNDADFELEIEEALESDGDENAENYDDTNHRKEKGGRRPQTRQRQPFTELSGARSYHQESDKTNFRSILPYIPSALVTPAHAFGWQYPTHNALFPSSLVSVPCAPLACGFTDQQLGQLHVMIYEHVQLLIQTFSLCILDSSKQDVANNVKKMIVELVGFRDQALARSAPQQHIVFESRHLSSSFVSSENLECQWMPLIKSPVISILDVAPLELALGYLSDVATAVVKYRRSHVDGTADKTRRKEPLFPSPLINSCKEVNNVSQDRSDSVPTASSPSSGQLQQKKSLAATLLERTKRGTVALVPADIARLAQRFFSLFNFSIFPHKPPPSPMANRVFFTDAEDRLLALGILEYNNDWEAIQKRFLPCKSKHQIFVRQKNRSSSKAPDNPVKDVRRMKASPLTVEEKECIEKGLWIFKNDWTSVWKFVVPHRDPSLLQRQWRVASGVQKSYSKSDAQKERRRTYEAKRRKLRVSMPDSRRGQEADNNASEDAENDDDSYVNEAFLEDTDSMPYQQSGTGLDEECGTTDGYIEPQKLSAPAVSCGSLDQLPASQLSKQKGSCVVKLSPDLPPVNLPPSVRVLSQAEFYRNATHFHGTSDNAAKDMYPVPPLTSFTESADRQLNLFPDHRANSRLQQNGISSDNATEDGAEQDLQMHPLLFQYPRDVSSYSHPVQNLINQSRKYDLFPFEKVRVERSNNQTTGSTENGTVNANTIDFHPLLQRTEVDVHNEVPEYDNNLDCHQSDNNMSEVPVDDQSTAGQASTSPSERETSIDLNIHLCSPMVINGSNDFRCSFSRSNVQDEVSRKDKSNVPELEVVNSYSHYCIQEPNEESMQGIVMEQEELSDSEEDSQHVEFECEEMDDSEEEQVQSPEASPIQNKGISASDVCGEFHVSNDQSQIQQGSVQKDKQGASSMQKTQVPSRSVRAKLKPETAKCTGSRTSQHSSTSRTAETRRSKTRNSKVSQGQSSAERKPNDSRTRKTLAPT; this is encoded by the exons ATGGAAGTTGATGATGATGTGGAGGAGGATGACATAGATTTTAGCCCTTTCCTTAGGGAAGGATCTCCGTCTGAGACCTCATCAAGCCTTACATCAGAAGCAGAATGCGAGGTACATAGTTCTGACAATCGACCAAGTGGCCAGACATATTTGCAGAATAGTGTAGTTAATGAAAATACAAGTGACAGTGCACTTCCTCAAAATAGACTGTCGTCTCAAGGTCTTGTCAACGAAATATTTCCAGAAGAAACGTCTACCCAGGTTAATCTTGAGAATGGATTGGAAAAAGACGTTTTAGCAAGCGAAGCTGCTTGCTTTCCAACAGTGCAAAACCCTCATCACCTATCCCTCGAAATTAGCGAGGAAGATGCAATTTGCAGATGGACGAGGGCAAGATACTCACTAGCAAACTATTCACTTGAGGAATTGGAGACCTTTCTCCAGGAATCAGATGACGATAGTGGTCTGCAAAATGTTCATGAAGAAGAGGAATACCGCAAGTTTCTTGCTTCTGTCCTGTCTGGTAAAGGCAATGACACACAGGCATTCCAGGGGGACGAAAACCAGGATGAAGATGATAATGATGCAGACTTTGAGCTCGAGATTGAGGAGGCCCTAGAAAGTGATGGTGATGAAAATGCTGAGAACTATGATGACACAAATCATAGGAAAGAGAAAGGTGGACGTAGGCCTCAGACTAGGCAGAGGCAGCCATTTACCGAGTTGTCTGGGGCTCGTAGCTATCATCAGGAATCCGATAAAACTAATTTTAGATCAATTCTGCCATATATTCCATCTGCATTGGTGACTCCTGCTCATGCTTTTGGATGGCAATATCCTACCCATAATGCCCTTTTCCCTTCATCCTTGGTTTCAGTACCGTGTGCACCTTTAGCATGTGGATTTACTGATCAGCAACTCGGGCAACTGCATGTGATGATATATGAGCATGTTCAGCTCCTTATCCAAACATTTTCCCTATGTATTCTTGATTCGTCTAAACAAGATGTGGCTAATAATGTCAAAAAGATGATAGTTGAGTTGGTTGGCTTTCGTGATCAAGCATTGGCTAGGAGTGCTCCTCAACAGCATATCGTTTTTGAATCCCGGCATCTCTCATCTAGTTTTGTTTCATCTGAAAATTTGGAATGCCAATGGATGCCGTTAATCAAGAGTCCTGTTATATCCATCCTTGATGTCGCACCACTTGAGTTGGCCCTCGGCTATTTAAGTGATGTCGCAACTG CTGTCGTGAAGTATAGAAGAAGTCATGTGGATGGCACTGCTGACAAAACCCGCAGGAAAGAGCCCCTGTTTCCTTCACCATTGATTAACAGTTGCAAAGAAGTGAATAATGTTTCTCAAGATAGATCAGATAGTGTGCCTACAGCATCATCTCCTTCATCTGGGCAGTTGCAGCAGAAGAAGTCGTTGGCTGCTACCCTGCTTGAGCGTACTAAAAGGGGCACAGTTGCTCTTGTTCCTGCTGACATTGCAAGATTAGCACAGAGATTCTTTTCACTTTTCAATTTTTCAATCTTTCCTCATAAGCCACCTCCTTCACCTATGGCCAATAGAGTGTTTTTCACTGATGCAGAGGACAG ATTGTTAGCTCTAGGAATTCTGGAATATAATAATGACTGGGAAGCAATACAAAAGCGCTTTCTTCCTTGTAAATCAAAGCATCAG ATATTTGTGAGACAAAAGAATCGTAGCTCCTCCAAAGCTCCTGATAATCCAGTTAAG GATGTGCGCCGTATGAAGGCATCTCCATTGACAGTCGAGGAGAAAGAATGTATCGAGAAG GGGCTGTGGATATTCAAAAACGACTGGACATCAGTTTGGAAGTTTGTAGTGCCACATAGAGATCCTTCACTGCTCCAACGTCAATGGAGAGTTGCAAGTGGAGTCCAGAAATCTTACAGTAAAAGTGATGCTCAAAAAGAAAGAAGGCGAACATAtgaagcaaagaggagaaagctGAGAGTATCCATGCCCGATTCACGCCGTGGGCAAGAG GCTGATAACAATGCTTCTGAAGAtgctgaaaatgatgatgattcaTATGTCAATGAAGCATTTTTGGAAGACACAGATAGTATGCCTTATCAGCAGTCAGGCACAGGCCTCGATGAAGAATGTGGTACTACAGATGGTTACATTGAACCCCAGAAACTAAGTG CTCCGGCGGTATCATGTGGATCTCTGGACCAACTGCCAGCTTCCCAATTGAGTAAACAGAAAGGCAGTTGTGTGGTCAAGTTGTCTCCAGACTTGCCTCCTGTGAACCTTCCCCCTTCTGTTCGTGTCCTATCTCAGGCGGAATTTTATCGGAACGCAACACACTTTCATGGCACCTCGGATAATGCAGCAAAGGATATGTATCCTGTGCCACCTTTGACCTCCTTTACAGAAAGTGCTGATAGACAGCTAAATCTGTTCCCTGATCACAGAGCTAATTCTAGATTGCAGCAGAATGGGATCTCTAGTGATAATGCTACAGAAGATGGTGCTGAGCAAGATTTGCAGATGCATCCTTTACTGTTTCAGTATCCTCGAGATGTTTCATCATATAGTCACCCAGTTCAAAATCTTATTAATCAGTCAAGAAAATATGATCTTTTCCCCTTTGAGAAAGTTCGAGTTGAGAGAAGTAACAACCAGACTACAGGTTCCACCGAAAATGGTACTGTAAATGCTAACACTATCGACTTCCATCCTCTCTTGCAAAGAACAGAAGTTGATGTTCATAATGAAGTACCAGAATATGATAATAACCTTGACTGCCATCAGTCTGATAATAACATGAGCGAAGTCCCAGTAGATGACCAATCAACAGCTGGGCAAGCATCCACAAGCCCTTCTGAGAGGGAGACAAGTATTGACTTGAACATTCATTTGTGTTCTCCAATGGTCATAAATGGTTCAAATGACTTCAGATGTAGTTTTAGCAGATCAAATGTTCAAGATGAAGTTTCTAGGAAGGACAAATCTAATGTTCCAGAGCTCGAGGTTGTAAATTCCTATTCTCATTATTGCATTCAAGAACCTAATGAAGAATCAATGCAAGGAATTGTAATGGAGCAAGAAGAGTTAAGTGATTCTGAGGAAGATAGCCAGCATGTTGAGTTTGAATGTGAAGAAATGGATGATTCTGAAGAGGAGCAAGTTCAGAGTCCAGAAGCCTCTCCAATTCAAAACAAG GGTATCTCAGCATCAGATGTTTGTGGGGAATTTCATGTTAGTAATGACCAGAGTCAAATCCAGCAAGGATCTGTTCAAAAGGATAAACAGGGTGCCAGCTCAATGCAGAAAACGCAAGTTCCTTCTCGGTCAGTGAGGGCTAAGCTGAAGCCGGAAACTGCAAAGTGCACAGGATCTAGGACGAGCCAACATTCGTCCACTTCTCGCACAGCTGAAACTAGGCGGAGCAAAACCAGAAATTCTAAAGTGTCACAGGGACAGTCAAGTGCTGAACGCAAGCCCAATGATTCAAGAACTAGAAAAACTCTGGCCCCAACATGA